From Corvus cornix cornix isolate S_Up_H32 chromosome 1A, ASM73873v5, whole genome shotgun sequence, a single genomic window includes:
- the LOC120412004 gene encoding uncharacterized protein LOC120412004 produces MALLSLLFVLVQSLIQYPQPAGDGLDEATHRRMQEREELLDREMARLLQELEQGPPEQQDEGWGALLFGALQQWPFWALAGLLLLLGLWFSCRKRSREANSSGKDQSSCKTLGDERGKEQQEDTIDSKEDGENNNMTVEADDSGNENEGEGSPVAANEGEEDGASEGNEDVKVKEDQNVKNEDACDLKKDEGWSDGNVPGGNTAGGNEEEPGNVARDKEGHAEANEGENKDVQVEQDHDAEKKEGGDGNEEKTNYANTKAGNNDDVKEGQYEGDGKGENADLKVEESSDASEQRSSDWTGQEDNSDGGNAVDHCGFAATEEEKNDVGNEEGNVGDKDEKGSAASMKGEKNEDGNGEEHGNVASTEEGADKASEGDSSNMKVKEDGHSSEHRTSDRNGKDEEHRDENVKGEKNEDGEEEESGNVAASEKEGSGAGKDKGSRGGIEEEEDARDVGNKRGILLVDGIQCPVEDVERGRSVAAELMESFTRVFIDSVSNSFYPVPQEAIGVGSAFEGWSPREQDVVYRVLVPLNPPPGHAFHLELNSAGQMAARTFCVRVELVCTCEREQLGEKLLCFLHHSQEELRRKQKPSLLETLCTGSYLDVEKTSHWFYQLVRCSWLHLPQSYSWHLVFQPCSRSCQFRLSKGKKSLTVEMLFGVRHGDSDIFVVSQPTEAQKGGIQPAEADSITSTAWPETYAVAEAKFFQHIARQVPCESLHLKCLQLFTCILRGTGFSSSTWKTVVMHVLTTVPLCQWRRREFARRLWDIMAYLHRCLQLKRLEHFVLGNQSLPAEISLPPAMRTVEPLNLFEHLARDPAAHAEAMRAYGQLRFRLWMLLSNH; encoded by the coding sequence ATGGCTTTATTGTCATTGCTCTTCGTGCTCGTGCAAAGCCTGATCCAGTACCCCCAGCCAGCTGGGGATGGGCTGGATGAGGCCACGCACCGGCGAATGCAGGAGCGTGAGGAGCTGCTCGACCGCGAGATGGCTcggctgctgcaggagctggagcaaggGCCCCCGGAGCAGCAGGACGAGGGCTGGGGAGCCCTGCTCTTTGGTGCCCTGCAGCAGTGGCCATTCTGGGCTCTTGCTGGACTCCTGCTCCTCTTGGGCCTGTGGTttagctgcaggaaaaggagccGTGAAGCCAACAGCAGCGGCAAGGACCAGAGCTCCTGCAAGACCCTAGGagatgagagaggaaaagaacagcaaGAAGACACTATTGATTCAAAGGAAGATGGAGAAAACAATAATATGACTGTGGAGGCAGACGACAGCGGTAATGAAAATGAAGGAGAAGGCAGTCCTGTGGCTGCAAATGAAGGAGAGGAAGATGGTGCCAGTGAAGGAAATGAAGATGTGAAGGTGAAGGAAGACCAAAATGTGAAGAATGAAGATGCCTGCGACTTAAAGAAAGATGAAGGATGGAGTGATGGGAATGTGCCAGGAGGCAACACTGCTGGAGGGAATGAAGAAGAACCTGGCAATGTTGCTCGAGATAAAGAAGGCCATGCTGAAGcaaatgaaggagaaaacaaggaTGTGCAGGTGGAACAAGACCATgatgctgaaaagaaagaaggaggagatggaaatgaggaaaaaaccaattATGCAAATACGAAGGCAGGCAACAATGATGATGTAAAAGAAGGTCAATACGAGGGAgatggaaagggagaaaacGCGGATCTGAAGGTGGAGGAAAGCAGTGATGCCAGTGAACAGAGAAGCAGTGATTGGACAGGACAGGAAGACAACAGTGATGGTGGGAATGCAGTAGACCATTGTGGTTTTGCTGcaactgaggaagaaaagaatgatGTTGGAAACGAAGAAGGCAATGTTGGAGACAAAGATGAGAAAGGCAGTGCTGCCAGtatgaagggagaaaagaatgaAGATGGAAATGGAGAGGAGCACGGCAATGTTGCTTCAACTGAAGAAGGTGCTGATAAAGCAAGTGAAGGAGACAGCAGCAATATGAAGGTGAAGGAAGACGGGCATTCCAGTGAACACAGAACCAGTGATCGGAATGGGAAGGATGAAGAACACAGGGATGAGAATGTGAAAGGCGAGAAGAATGAAgatggagaagaagaagaaagtggaaATGTGGCTGCCAGTGAAAAAGAAGGCAGTGGTGCTGGCAAGGACAAAGGCAGCCGTGGTGGAATTGAAGAGGAAGAAGACGCCCGTGACGTTGGGAATAAGCGAGGGATCCTTTTAGTGGATGGCATACAGTGTCCTGTTGAGGACGTGGAGAGAGGTCGCTCAGTGGCAGCTGAGCTGATGGAGAGCTTCACGCGTGTCTTTATTGACAGCGTGAGCAATAGTTTCTACCCGGTGCCTCAAGAAGCCATCGGGGTGGGCAGTGCCTTTGAGGGTTGGAGTCCCCGTGAGCAGGACGTGGTGTACCGCGTGCTGGTCCCACTGAATCCCCCGCCGGGACACGCCTTCCACCTGGAGCTGAACAGTGCAGGGCAGATGGCAGCAAGGACCTTCTGCGTCCGTGTGGAGCTGGTGTGCACGTGCgagagggagcagctgggcgAGAAGCTGTTGTGCTTCCTGCACCACTCGCAGGAGGAGCTGCGGCGGAAGCAGAAGCCCAGCCTCCTAGAGACACTCTGCACCGGCTCCTACCTGGACGTGGAGAAAACCTCCCACTGGTTCTACCAGCTGGTGAGATGCTCGTGGCTGCATTTGCCTCAGTCATACTCATGGCACTTGGTGTTTCAGCCCTGCAGCCGGTCCTGCCAATTCCGGCTGAGCAAAGGCAAGAAGAGCCTGACGGTGGAGATGCTGTTTGGGGTGCGCCACGGGGACTCCGACATTTTTGTGGTCAGCCAGCCCACAGAGGCCCAGAAAGGCGGCATCCAGCCTGCCGAGGCCGACTCCATCACAAGCACAGCGTGGCCTGAGACGTACGCTGTGGCAGAGGCAAAATTCTTCCAGCACATCGCCAGGCAGGTGCCGTGTGAGAGCTTGCACCTGAAATGCCTTCAGCTCTTCACCTGCATCCTGAGGGGCACAGGTTTTTCCAGCTCGACCTGGAAGACTGTGGTCATGCACGTGCTGACCACCGTACCGCTGTGCCAGTGGCGCAGGAGGGAATTTGCGCGGCGGCTGTGGGACATCATGGCATACCTGCACCGCTGCCTGCAGTTGAAACGCCTGGAGCACTTTGTCCTGGGCAACCAGAGCCTTCCTGCAGAGATCAGCTTGCCGCCGGCAATGCGAACGGTCGAGCCGCTCAACCTCTTTGAGCACCTGGCCCGAGATCCGGCCGCCCACGCAGAGGCGATGAGAGCTTACGGTCAGCTGCGATTCCGCCTCTGGATGCTGCTCTCCAACCACTGA